In one Granulicella cerasi genomic region, the following are encoded:
- a CDS encoding acetate/propionate family kinase — protein sequence MSETGGILVLNSGSSSLKFGVYAADASEKVLLSGSAEGIGHASGSLHIRDGEGQTLVERESVLESQEDALKTLDKALREHLHAAPVAVGHRIVHGGPKLREHQRITHDVLEELERAVHFAPLHIPTALKLVKQSQKIFLDVPQFACFDTVFHRTMPEVAARLPVPDELYEKGVMRYGFHGISYESVVHRLEPSVPARCIIAHLGSGSSLVAVREGKSIDTTMGLTPTGGIPMATRSGDLDPGVLIYLLRAEGRNADELEELLNRKSGLIALSSGESDMQELMKKAQAGDEHALLAMNAFVIAVRKQIGAYAALMGGLDLLVFTGGIGEHAEAIRQQICEGLEFLGVEPASDKVKVLETQEELQIARHCVELLKT from the coding sequence GTGAGCGAGACCGGCGGGATCCTCGTTCTCAATAGTGGATCGTCTTCGTTGAAGTTTGGCGTCTATGCCGCCGATGCTTCGGAGAAGGTCTTACTGTCGGGTTCGGCAGAAGGCATCGGTCACGCATCAGGCAGCCTGCACATTCGCGATGGGGAGGGCCAGACTCTCGTCGAGCGCGAGTCTGTATTGGAGTCGCAGGAAGACGCGCTCAAGACGCTGGATAAGGCTCTGCGCGAACATCTCCATGCGGCGCCCGTTGCTGTGGGGCATCGCATTGTTCATGGCGGGCCGAAGCTGCGTGAGCATCAACGCATCACGCATGATGTCCTTGAGGAGTTGGAGCGTGCCGTGCACTTCGCGCCGCTCCATATTCCGACGGCACTCAAGCTTGTGAAGCAATCTCAGAAAATCTTTCTGGATGTGCCGCAGTTCGCTTGTTTCGACACGGTCTTTCATCGCACGATGCCAGAAGTGGCAGCGCGCTTACCGGTTCCTGACGAGCTGTACGAAAAAGGCGTGATGCGTTATGGCTTTCACGGAATCTCGTATGAGTCCGTGGTGCACCGACTCGAGCCGAGTGTGCCGGCGCGCTGCATCATCGCGCATCTTGGCAGCGGATCGAGCCTGGTCGCCGTGAGAGAGGGGAAATCCATCGACACCACGATGGGACTGACGCCCACTGGCGGTATTCCGATGGCGACACGTAGCGGCGACCTCGATCCCGGCGTACTCATCTACCTTCTGCGCGCTGAAGGTCGCAATGCCGATGAGCTGGAGGAGTTGCTGAACCGTAAGAGTGGACTGATCGCTCTTTCGAGCGGCGAGAGTGACATGCAGGAGCTGATGAAGAAGGCTCAGGCCGGTGACGAACACGCGCTCCTTGCAATGAATGCGTTCGTGATCGCTGTGCGCAAGCAGATCGGTGCCTACGCGGCGCTGATGGGTGGACTTGATCTGCTCGTGTTCACCGGTGGCATCGGCGAGCATGCGGAAGCGATCCGTCAGCAGATCTGCGAGGGGCTCGAGTTTCTTGGTGTCGAACCTGCCAGCGACAAGGTGAAGGTGCTAGAGACGCAGGAAGAACTGCAGATTGCTCGACACTGCGTAGAGCTTTTGAAGACCTAG
- a CDS encoding phosphoketolase family protein → MPLDSLAPLSSEELEKINAYWSACNYLSAGMIYLRANPLLREPLKPEHIKHRLLGHWGSDPGQSFTWVHLNRLIKKLDLNVMYIAGPGHGAPATLSNGYLEGHYSEIYPQCSQDERGMLELFRRFSFPGALGSHCTPETPGSIHEGGELGYSLSHAFGAAFDNPDLIVACMVGDGEAETGPLATSWHSNKFLNPIRDGAVLPILHLNGYKIANPTVLARITHEELEYLLRGYGYTPYFVEGDDPATMHQTMAATMEHCVEEIRRIQKQARETGKYERPRWPMIVLRSPKGWTGPKEVDGHKVEGFWRAHQVPVLDPATNPTNLKVVEDWMRSYKPEILFDESGKLIPALQELAPSGERRISANLHANGGLLRKPLLMPDFKEYAVVVEQPAQGYVSPTATLAKFLRDVMKCNMTNFRVFGPDETASNKLDGIYAASKKTWEAEFYPEDEDGTEIALDGRVMEILSEHTLEGWFEGYVLTGRHGFFSSYEAFVHVIDSMFNQHAKWLEKSKNELSWRAPISSINLLITSLVWRQDHNGFTHQDPGFLDIVTNKRPDVVRIYMPPDANCLLSVADHCLRSEDYYNVIVADKQAHLTMLSMEQAVQHCTKGIGIWDWASTDNGAKPDAVLACAGDVATQEALAAAAILKEKCPDIKLRFVNVVDLFRLMPEAAHPHGMSEEDYDSLFGTDIPVIFNFHGYASLIHKLAYKRTNHDLMHIHGYRERGNINTPLELAIINEIDRFSLAIDVIDRVPRLQQSAAHLKEWLKDQRIDHVNYAHREGIDPPAINNWQWPLGAAK, encoded by the coding sequence ATGCCTCTTGATTCGCTTGCGCCGTTGAGCTCAGAAGAGCTTGAAAAGATCAACGCTTACTGGAGTGCCTGCAACTATCTGAGTGCAGGCATGATTTATTTGCGGGCGAATCCGCTGCTGCGCGAGCCGCTAAAGCCGGAGCACATCAAGCACCGCCTGCTCGGCCACTGGGGATCGGATCCGGGACAATCTTTCACCTGGGTGCATCTGAATCGCCTGATCAAGAAGCTCGATCTGAACGTGATGTACATCGCCGGCCCGGGCCACGGTGCGCCGGCAACGTTGTCGAACGGCTACCTCGAAGGCCACTACTCGGAGATATATCCGCAGTGCAGCCAGGACGAGCGCGGCATGCTGGAACTCTTCCGCCGTTTCTCGTTTCCGGGGGCGCTGGGCAGCCACTGCACGCCGGAGACTCCCGGCTCCATCCACGAAGGCGGCGAGCTCGGCTATAGCTTGTCGCATGCGTTCGGGGCGGCGTTCGACAACCCCGACTTGATCGTCGCGTGCATGGTCGGTGATGGCGAAGCAGAAACCGGACCGCTGGCGACGTCATGGCACTCGAACAAGTTCCTCAATCCGATTCGCGATGGCGCGGTCCTGCCGATCCTGCACCTGAACGGGTACAAGATCGCGAACCCCACGGTGCTCGCGCGCATCACGCACGAAGAGTTGGAGTACCTGCTCCGCGGCTATGGGTACACACCTTATTTCGTCGAAGGTGACGATCCCGCGACGATGCACCAGACGATGGCCGCGACGATGGAGCACTGTGTCGAGGAGATCCGCAGGATACAGAAGCAAGCACGCGAGACAGGCAAGTACGAGCGTCCACGCTGGCCTATGATTGTGCTGCGCTCGCCGAAGGGCTGGACCGGCCCCAAGGAAGTCGATGGCCACAAGGTCGAAGGTTTCTGGCGCGCGCACCAGGTGCCGGTGCTTGATCCTGCAACGAACCCCACAAACCTGAAAGTGGTCGAAGACTGGATGCGGAGCTACAAGCCGGAGATTCTCTTCGATGAAAGCGGCAAGCTCATCCCCGCGCTGCAAGAGCTTGCGCCCAGCGGTGAACGGCGCATCAGTGCGAACCTTCACGCGAACGGTGGACTGCTGCGCAAACCGCTGTTGATGCCGGACTTCAAGGAGTATGCGGTTGTAGTGGAACAACCTGCTCAGGGCTATGTTTCGCCGACAGCGACGCTCGCGAAGTTTCTGCGCGATGTGATGAAGTGCAACATGACGAACTTCCGCGTCTTCGGGCCGGATGAGACCGCGTCGAACAAACTCGACGGCATCTACGCGGCTTCCAAGAAGACCTGGGAAGCGGAGTTCTATCCGGAAGACGAAGACGGAACCGAGATTGCGCTCGACGGCCGCGTGATGGAGATTCTGAGCGAGCACACGCTGGAAGGCTGGTTCGAAGGTTACGTGCTCACCGGCCGTCATGGTTTTTTCTCGAGCTACGAAGCGTTCGTGCACGTGATCGACTCGATGTTCAACCAGCATGCAAAGTGGTTGGAAAAGTCGAAAAACGAACTGAGCTGGCGTGCGCCGATCTCGTCGATCAACTTGCTGATCACCTCGCTTGTGTGGCGCCAGGACCACAACGGATTCACGCACCAAGACCCCGGCTTCCTTGACATCGTGACCAACAAGCGACCGGATGTAGTGCGCATCTACATGCCACCAGACGCGAACTGCCTGCTGAGTGTCGCCGATCATTGCCTGCGCTCGGAGGACTATTACAACGTCATCGTCGCCGACAAGCAAGCGCATCTCACCATGCTCAGCATGGAGCAGGCGGTACAGCACTGCACGAAGGGCATCGGTATCTGGGACTGGGCGAGTACGGACAATGGCGCAAAGCCGGATGCTGTCCTTGCCTGCGCAGGCGATGTAGCGACGCAAGAAGCGCTCGCCGCAGCGGCGATCCTCAAAGAGAAGTGCCCAGACATTAAGCTGCGCTTCGTGAACGTCGTCGACCTCTTCCGTCTGATGCCCGAGGCCGCGCACCCTCATGGTATGTCCGAGGAAGATTACGATTCACTCTTCGGCACGGACATTCCCGTGATCTTCAACTTCCACGGCTACGCGTCGTTGATTCATAAGCTTGCCTACAAGCGAACGAACCACGACCTCATGCACATTCATGGCTACCGCGAGCGCGGCAACATCAACACGCCGCTGGAGCTGGCGATCATCAACGAGATCGATCGCTTCAGCCTGGCGATCGACGTGATCGATCGCGTACCGCGACTGCAGCAGAGCGCCGCTCACCTGAAGGAGTGGTTGAAGGACCAGCGCATCGATCACGTGAACTATGCTCATCGCGAAGGGATTGACCCGCCAGCAATCAACAACTGGCAGTGGCCTTTGGGAGCAGCAAAGTGA
- a CDS encoding NADH-quinone oxidoreductase subunit N yields MSNNLLALLPEIILTVAGVLIMLAEPMIAPGKSRKPLGWLAILGTIGSMGAAVQQHIVTDRAGNLPITAFYGTIQFDNFSVFFHLLIACIVLAVLLASLDYFEGPVSHAGEYFALLCFGATGMMLMTSSVELLLVFIGLEISSITTYILAGFRKGQATASESSLKYFLLGSFATAFTLYGIALAFGATGSTSLAVLAMTLHSSMTPTLALLAVAMMLIGFGFKVSAAPFHVWTPDVYQGAPAPVVALMSTAPKAAVFAVLLRLLFNGAPALRGEWLLLVTILAVASMCIGNLGALAQKDVKRLLAYSSIAHAGYLLVAFTCFQADAVSAACFYTAAYAAMNVGALLVITQLGGFDEHLRSIEDFTGVGLKRPFLTALLGFFLVSMIGIPFTGGFFGKFYVFSAAVHAGHTWLAVVGLLNSGVACFYYIRLLVALYSKPAAQKEVSVGKASPVAAVALIACALGTLALGIAPGKLLNLLQRSAPTLETGPSESELQPAAVPTSAVASITR; encoded by the coding sequence ATGTCCAACAACCTCCTCGCACTACTGCCTGAGATCATCCTGACGGTAGCTGGCGTGCTCATTATGCTCGCGGAGCCGATGATCGCTCCCGGCAAGAGCCGCAAGCCGCTCGGATGGCTCGCGATCCTCGGCACCATTGGTTCAATGGGCGCTGCCGTGCAACAGCACATCGTCACCGACCGTGCCGGGAATCTGCCGATCACGGCGTTCTATGGCACCATCCAGTTCGACAATTTCTCGGTCTTCTTCCACCTGCTGATCGCTTGTATCGTACTCGCGGTGCTGCTGGCGTCGCTCGATTACTTCGAAGGCCCTGTTTCGCACGCCGGTGAATACTTCGCGCTGCTCTGCTTCGGCGCGACCGGCATGATGCTGATGACCAGCTCGGTTGAGCTTCTGCTCGTCTTCATCGGCCTCGAGATCTCCTCGATCACGACCTACATCCTCGCGGGCTTCCGCAAGGGACAGGCGACAGCTTCCGAGTCGTCTTTGAAGTATTTCCTGCTGGGTTCGTTTGCCACGGCGTTCACGCTCTACGGCATTGCGCTCGCCTTCGGCGCGACGGGTTCGACATCGCTCGCAGTGTTGGCGATGACGTTGCATTCCTCCATGACGCCGACGTTGGCTCTCCTTGCGGTCGCGATGATGCTCATCGGTTTCGGCTTCAAGGTGTCAGCGGCTCCGTTCCACGTATGGACGCCCGATGTTTACCAGGGTGCACCAGCGCCCGTCGTCGCGCTGATGTCCACGGCCCCGAAGGCGGCAGTGTTTGCGGTGTTGCTACGCTTACTCTTCAACGGCGCTCCCGCGCTGCGTGGTGAGTGGCTGCTGTTGGTCACGATCCTGGCGGTCGCCTCGATGTGCATCGGCAACCTCGGCGCGCTGGCGCAAAAGGACGTCAAGCGCCTGCTAGCGTACTCCTCCATCGCGCACGCTGGTTATCTGCTCGTGGCCTTCACCTGCTTCCAGGCGGATGCTGTGTCGGCAGCGTGCTTCTACACCGCGGCGTACGCTGCGATGAACGTCGGTGCGCTGCTCGTCATCACCCAACTGGGTGGTTTCGACGAGCACCTGCGCAGCATTGAAGACTTCACCGGTGTTGGCTTGAAGCGTCCGTTCCTCACGGCGCTGCTGGGCTTCTTCCTCGTCTCGATGATCGGTATCCCGTTCACGGGCGGCTTCTTCGGTAAGTTCTATGTATTCAGTGCGGCGGTTCATGCGGGGCACACCTGGCTTGCGGTGGTCGGCCTGCTGAACTCCGGTGTTGCCTGCTTTTATTACATCCGCCTGCTTGTGGCGTTGTACTCGAAGCCGGCTGCGCAGAAGGAAGTTTCTGTCGGCAAGGCATCGCCGGTGGCTGCGGTCGCGCTTATCGCTTGTGCGCTCGGTACGTTGGCACTCGGCATCGCTCCTGGCAAGTTGCTGAACCTGCTTCAGCGTTCGGCTCCGACTCTCGAGACTGGACCGAGCGAATCGGAACTCCAGCCCGCGGCTGTTCCAACGAGCGCGGTCGCATCGATTACGCGCTAA